One genomic window of Catenulispora sp. MAP5-51 includes the following:
- a CDS encoding lactate utilization protein C, which translates to MSAVTPADTAQAKAAILGRIRSALGDVPGDERSEDVEVTRDYVDSHATGDVVDLFVERVEDYRATVIRTSEADAPAEIARVLSGHGVGNLVVPPGFPDALSARYEGLRLSDDPPRTPAELDASDGVITLAAQGIALTGTIVLDAGPGQGRRALSLVPDLHVCVVRSSQVAADVPVAVRALVPGRPTTFISGPSATSDIELDRVEGVHGPRTLVVVLISG; encoded by the coding sequence ATGAGCGCGGTGACACCGGCCGACACGGCCCAGGCGAAAGCGGCGATCCTCGGGCGCATTCGGTCTGCGTTGGGCGATGTCCCGGGCGACGAGCGTAGTGAGGATGTCGAAGTCACCCGCGACTACGTCGACAGCCATGCGACCGGCGACGTCGTCGATCTGTTCGTGGAGCGCGTCGAGGACTACCGCGCGACGGTGATCCGCACTTCCGAGGCCGACGCGCCGGCCGAGATCGCGCGCGTTCTCAGTGGGCACGGAGTAGGCAATCTCGTTGTCCCGCCTGGCTTTCCGGACGCGTTGTCAGCTCGGTATGAAGGCTTGCGCCTGTCCGACGACCCGCCGCGGACCCCCGCGGAGCTGGACGCGTCCGACGGCGTGATCACCCTCGCGGCGCAGGGGATCGCGCTGACCGGGACCATCGTGCTCGACGCGGGTCCCGGGCAGGGGCGCCGGGCGCTCTCGCTGGTGCCCGACCTGCACGTGTGCGTCGTGCGGAGCTCACAGGTGGCCGCCGACGTGCCGGTGGCGGTGCGGGCGCTGGTGCCGGGCCGGCCGACCACGTTCATCTCCGGGCCGTCGGCGACCTCCGACATCGAGCTGGACCGGGTGGAGGGTGTGCACGGGCCGCGGACTCTGGTGGTCGTGTTGATTTCTGGGTGA
- the murA gene encoding UDP-N-acetylglucosamine 1-carboxyvinyltransferase, which produces MAQSTASDVLTVHGGAALSGEVRVRGAKNLVPKAMVAALLGHGTSVLHNVPQISDVRIVTGLLEAHGVSVTQGEDPDTLVLDPASVEAASDTAVEAHAGTSRIPVLFCGPLLHRLGRAFIPDLGGCKIGDRPIDFHLDALRAFGAVVEKRPEGLLLTAPERLRGTHIRLPYPSVGATEQVLLTAVLAEGVTELSNAATEPEIVDLIAVLQKMGAIISVHNDRVVRIIGVDRLDGFTHRAIPDRLETASWACAALATGGDIRVIGATQGEMMTFLNVFRRIGGDFEVDDTRGTPSIRFWHSGGQMRALALETDVHPGLSTDWQQPLVVALTQAHGLSIIHETVYEQRLGFTEALNRMGAQIQLYRECLGGSACRFGQRNFMHSAVISGPTKLHGAELTIPDLRAGFSYLIAALAAQGTSTVHGISLIRRGYEDFEAKLSALGADVELGIPG; this is translated from the coding sequence ATGGCCCAGAGCACCGCCTCCGACGTCCTGACAGTGCACGGCGGCGCCGCCCTGTCCGGTGAGGTCCGGGTCCGCGGCGCCAAAAACCTGGTCCCCAAAGCGATGGTGGCCGCGCTGCTCGGACACGGCACGTCGGTGCTGCACAACGTCCCGCAGATCTCCGACGTCCGGATCGTCACCGGGCTGCTGGAGGCGCACGGCGTCTCGGTCACCCAGGGCGAGGACCCCGACACGCTGGTCCTGGACCCGGCCTCGGTGGAGGCCGCCAGCGACACGGCCGTCGAGGCGCACGCCGGCACCAGCCGCATCCCGGTGCTGTTCTGCGGTCCGCTGCTGCACCGCCTGGGCCGCGCCTTCATCCCGGACCTGGGCGGCTGCAAGATCGGCGACCGGCCGATCGACTTCCACCTGGACGCGCTGCGCGCCTTCGGCGCGGTGGTCGAGAAGCGCCCCGAGGGCCTGCTCCTCACCGCGCCCGAGCGGCTGCGCGGCACCCACATCCGGCTGCCCTACCCCAGCGTCGGCGCCACCGAGCAGGTGCTGCTGACCGCGGTGCTGGCCGAGGGTGTGACAGAACTCTCCAACGCGGCCACCGAGCCGGAGATCGTGGACCTGATCGCGGTGCTGCAGAAGATGGGCGCCATAATCTCCGTCCACAACGACCGGGTCGTCCGCATCATCGGCGTGGACCGCCTCGACGGCTTCACCCACCGCGCGATCCCGGACCGCCTGGAGACCGCCTCGTGGGCCTGCGCGGCCCTGGCCACCGGCGGCGACATCCGCGTCATCGGCGCCACCCAGGGCGAGATGATGACGTTCCTGAACGTCTTCCGCCGCATAGGGGGAGACTTCGAGGTCGACGACACCCGCGGCACCCCCTCGATCCGCTTCTGGCACTCCGGCGGCCAGATGCGCGCCCTGGCGCTGGAGACGGACGTGCACCCGGGCCTGTCCACCGACTGGCAGCAGCCGCTGGTGGTGGCGCTGACCCAGGCCCACGGCCTGTCGATCATCCACGAGACGGTCTACGAGCAGCGCCTGGGCTTCACCGAGGCGCTGAACCGCATGGGCGCGCAGATCCAGCTCTACCGCGAGTGCCTGGGCGGCAGCGCCTGCCGCTTCGGCCAGCGCAACTTCATGCACTCCGCGGTCATCTCCGGCCCCACCAAGCTGCACGGCGCCGAACTGACCATCCCCGACCTGCGCGCCGGCTTCAGCTACCTGATCGCGGCGCTCGCGGCGCAGGGCACCTCCACGGTGCACGGCATCAGCCTGATCCGCCGCGGCTACGAGGACTTCGAGGCGAAGCTCTCGGCGCTGGGCGCGGACGTGGAATTGGGGATCCCGGGCTGA
- a CDS encoding cold-shock protein: MAQGTVKWFNSEKGYGFISQDEGGPDVFVHFSAIQSSGYRSLEENQRVEFEVTQGPKGAQAEDVRPV, encoded by the coding sequence ATGGCTCAGGGGACAGTCAAGTGGTTCAACAGCGAGAAGGGCTACGGCTTCATCTCGCAGGATGAGGGCGGCCCGGACGTGTTCGTGCACTTCTCCGCCATCCAGTCGAGCGGCTACCGCTCGCTGGAGGAGAACCAGCGCGTCGAGTTCGAAGTCACGCAGGGCCCGAAGGGCGCGCAGGCGGAGGACGTCCGCCCGGTCTGA
- the galE gene encoding UDP-glucose 4-epimerase GalE, with product MRLLVIGGAGYVGSVTSAVLVEAGHDVTVVDDLSTGHRDAVPAGAVFRHADVLDQRQLGDVLRAVTEQGPIDAILHFAARSLVGESVAEPARYFRHNITTTANLLEAMRDHGIGTIVFSSTAACYGEPEATPITEDMPTVPTNPYGASKLAADQMLTFAAPAYGIAAVSLRYFNVAGAYGPQGERHEVETHLIPRLLDVAAGNAPEASVFGTDYPTPDGTAIRDYIHVRDLAEAHLLALTAAKKGEHLICNLGTGTGFSVYEVLEAVRKATGAEVPAAEKPRRAGDPARLVASAERAKTVLGWNPERTELAETVADAWAFYRR from the coding sequence ATGCGTTTGCTGGTCATTGGGGGCGCGGGGTACGTCGGGTCGGTCACCTCCGCGGTGCTCGTCGAGGCCGGCCACGACGTGACGGTGGTCGACGACCTGTCCACCGGGCACCGGGACGCGGTGCCGGCCGGGGCGGTGTTCCGGCACGCGGACGTGCTGGACCAGCGGCAGCTCGGTGACGTGCTGCGCGCCGTCACCGAGCAGGGCCCGATCGACGCGATCCTGCACTTCGCGGCGCGCTCGCTGGTCGGGGAGTCGGTGGCCGAGCCGGCCCGGTACTTCCGGCACAACATCACCACCACCGCGAACCTGCTGGAGGCGATGCGCGACCACGGCATCGGGACGATCGTCTTCTCCTCGACGGCCGCCTGCTACGGCGAGCCGGAGGCCACGCCGATCACCGAGGACATGCCGACGGTGCCGACGAACCCCTACGGGGCCTCGAAGCTGGCCGCCGACCAGATGCTGACGTTCGCCGCCCCGGCCTACGGCATCGCGGCGGTGTCGCTGCGGTACTTCAACGTCGCCGGCGCGTACGGCCCGCAGGGCGAGCGGCACGAGGTCGAGACGCACCTGATCCCGCGGCTGCTGGACGTCGCCGCCGGGAACGCGCCGGAGGCCTCGGTGTTCGGCACCGACTACCCGACGCCGGACGGGACCGCGATCCGCGACTACATCCACGTGCGGGACCTGGCCGAGGCGCACCTGCTGGCGCTGACCGCGGCCAAGAAGGGCGAGCACCTGATCTGCAACCTGGGCACCGGGACCGGCTTCTCGGTCTACGAGGTGCTCGAGGCGGTGCGCAAGGCCACCGGCGCGGAGGTGCCGGCGGCGGAGAAGCCGCGCCGCGCGGGCGACCCGGCGCGGCTGGTGGCCTCCGCGGAGCGGGCCAAGACGGTGCTGGGCTGGAACCCGGAGCGGACCGAACTGGCCGAGACGGTCGCCGACGCCTGGGCCTTCTATCGCCGTTAG
- a CDS encoding LutB/LldF family L-lactate oxidation iron-sulfur protein gives MSRDEVNVVWLGSPTFPKAAHDALQDDQLRRNLKHATTTIRDKRLRAVAELDDWETLRLAGSQIKDRVMRHLDTYLLQLEASVTAAGGVVHWAEDAREANWIVTELVRAKGATEVVKIKSMATQEIGLNEALADAGIEATETDLAELIVQLNHDRPSHILVPAIHRNRTEIRDIFLREMGKHGVPAPDDLTDEPRALAEAARVHLREKFLRAKVAISGANFACADTGTVGVVESEGNGRMCLTLPETLITVMGIEKVLPSFADLEVFLQLLPRSSTAERMNPYTSLWTGVTPGDGPQEFHLILLDNGRTKTLADTAGRSALHCIRCSACLNVCPVYERTGGRSYGSVYPGPIGAVLTPQLVGVGTSDHADSLPFASTLCGACYDACPVRIDIPEMLVHLRAKVVDAHRGGVPKPEALAMKGAKVVFGSPRRLAVAERLGAIGGRIAGIGGGRWLPGPAKKWTGARDVPVPARESFRTWWRKAGRG, from the coding sequence ATGAGCCGGGACGAGGTGAACGTCGTCTGGCTCGGTTCGCCCACGTTCCCCAAGGCGGCGCACGACGCGCTCCAGGACGACCAGCTGCGCCGCAACCTGAAGCACGCGACGACCACGATCCGTGACAAGCGTCTGCGGGCGGTCGCAGAGCTCGATGACTGGGAGACCCTGCGGCTCGCCGGTTCGCAGATCAAGGACCGCGTGATGCGGCACCTGGACACCTATTTGCTCCAGCTGGAGGCCTCGGTCACCGCGGCCGGCGGCGTCGTGCACTGGGCCGAGGACGCGCGCGAGGCCAACTGGATCGTCACCGAGTTGGTGCGGGCCAAGGGCGCGACCGAGGTCGTGAAGATCAAGTCGATGGCCACCCAGGAGATCGGGCTCAACGAGGCCCTGGCGGACGCCGGGATCGAGGCCACCGAGACCGACCTGGCCGAGCTGATCGTGCAGCTGAACCACGACCGGCCCTCGCACATCCTGGTGCCGGCGATCCACCGCAACCGCACCGAGATCCGCGACATCTTCCTCCGGGAGATGGGCAAGCACGGTGTTCCGGCGCCGGACGACCTCACCGACGAGCCGCGCGCGCTGGCCGAGGCGGCGCGCGTGCACCTGCGGGAGAAGTTCCTGCGGGCGAAGGTGGCGATCTCGGGGGCCAACTTCGCGTGCGCGGACACCGGGACCGTCGGGGTCGTGGAGTCCGAGGGCAACGGCCGGATGTGCCTGACGCTGCCGGAGACGCTGATCACGGTGATGGGGATCGAGAAGGTCCTGCCATCGTTCGCAGACTTGGAAGTGTTCCTGCAACTGCTGCCGAGATCGTCCACCGCAGAGCGTATGAACCCTTATACGTCGCTGTGGACCGGCGTCACACCGGGCGACGGCCCGCAGGAGTTCCACCTCATCCTGCTCGACAACGGCCGCACGAAGACGCTGGCCGACACCGCGGGACGGTCCGCACTGCACTGCATCCGCTGCTCGGCGTGCTTGAACGTGTGCCCGGTCTACGAGCGGACCGGCGGGCGGTCATACGGTTCGGTGTACCCGGGGCCGATCGGGGCGGTGCTGACGCCGCAGCTGGTCGGGGTCGGGACGTCGGACCACGCCGATTCGCTGCCGTTCGCCTCGACCCTGTGCGGTGCGTGTTACGACGCCTGCCCGGTGCGGATCGACATCCCCGAGATGCTGGTGCACCTGCGGGCGAAGGTCGTGGACGCGCACCGGGGCGGGGTGCCGAAGCCGGAGGCGCTGGCGATGAAGGGCGCGAAGGTGGTGTTCGGGTCGCCGCGCCGACTGGCTGTGGCCGAGCGGCTCGGGGCGATCGGCGGCCGGATCGCGGGCATCGGCGGCGGACGGTGGCTGCCGGGGCCGGCGAAGAAGTGGACGGGAGCGCGGGACGTGCCGGTTCCGGCGCGGGAGTCGTTCCGGACGTGGTGGCGGAAGGCGGGACGGGGATGA
- a CDS encoding NAD-dependent malic enzyme, with translation MSASPSVSYSITVRLEAPSYGNAVSGITRAVEDAGGVVTGLDVSGSGRDRLRVDVTIAASSEEHSRAITEELAKIEGVEVGKVSDRTFLMHLGGKIEMSSKVALRNRDELSMAYTPGVARVSLALAENPGDARRLTIKRNTVAVVTDGSAVLGLGNIGPIAALPVMEGKAALFKQFAGVDAWPLCLDTQDTEEIIKVVKAIAPGFAGINLEDISAPRCFEIERRLRQELDIPVFHDDQHGTAIVVLAALTNALKVVGKKLQDVRIVGSGAGAAGTAILKLLIAAGATDITVADYHGVVHAGRADTHGDGDGDLRWVAEHTNPGNLTGTLKEALAGADVFIGVSAPRILTGDDIATMAPGAIVFALANPEPEVDPDDALAHAAVVATGRSDYPNQINNVLAFPGVFRGLIDAQSNNVTPEVLVAAARAIASTVPDSDLNPSYIVPSVFHKDLAKTVAEAVVAAVKGDPAE, from the coding sequence GTGTCCGCGTCGCCCAGTGTGTCCTATTCGATCACCGTCCGTCTGGAGGCTCCCTCCTACGGCAACGCGGTGAGCGGGATCACCAGGGCGGTGGAGGACGCCGGCGGTGTGGTGACCGGTCTGGACGTCTCCGGCTCGGGCCGGGACCGGCTGCGGGTCGACGTCACCATCGCCGCCAGCAGCGAGGAGCACTCCCGGGCGATCACCGAGGAGCTGGCCAAGATCGAGGGGGTCGAGGTCGGCAAGGTCTCCGACCGGACCTTCCTGATGCACCTCGGCGGCAAGATCGAGATGAGCTCCAAGGTCGCGCTGCGCAACCGCGACGAGCTGTCCATGGCCTACACCCCGGGCGTCGCGCGGGTGTCGCTGGCGCTGGCCGAGAACCCCGGGGACGCCCGGCGCCTGACCATCAAGCGCAACACCGTGGCCGTGGTCACCGACGGCTCGGCGGTGCTGGGCCTGGGCAACATCGGGCCGATCGCGGCGCTGCCGGTGATGGAGGGCAAGGCGGCGCTGTTCAAGCAGTTCGCCGGCGTCGACGCCTGGCCGCTGTGCCTGGACACCCAGGACACCGAGGAGATCATCAAGGTCGTCAAGGCGATCGCGCCGGGCTTCGCCGGGATCAACCTGGAGGACATCAGCGCGCCGCGGTGCTTCGAGATCGAGCGCCGGCTGCGCCAGGAGCTGGACATCCCGGTCTTCCACGACGACCAGCACGGCACCGCGATCGTGGTGTTGGCGGCCCTGACCAACGCGCTGAAGGTAGTCGGCAAGAAGCTCCAGGACGTGCGCATCGTCGGCTCGGGCGCCGGAGCCGCCGGCACCGCGATCCTGAAGCTGCTGATCGCCGCCGGGGCCACCGACATCACCGTGGCCGACTACCACGGCGTGGTGCACGCCGGCCGCGCCGACACCCACGGCGACGGCGACGGCGACCTGCGCTGGGTCGCCGAGCACACCAACCCCGGCAACCTCACCGGCACCCTGAAGGAGGCGCTGGCCGGCGCCGACGTCTTCATCGGCGTCTCCGCCCCGCGCATCCTGACCGGCGACGACATCGCCACCATGGCCCCCGGCGCGATCGTGTTCGCGCTGGCCAACCCCGAGCCCGAGGTGGACCCGGACGACGCGCTGGCGCACGCCGCGGTGGTGGCCACCGGCCGCAGCGACTACCCGAACCAGATCAACAACGTGCTGGCCTTCCCCGGTGTCTTCCGCGGCCTGATCGACGCGCAGTCGAACAACGTCACGCCCGAGGTGCTGGTGGCCGCCGCGCGCGCGATCGCCTCGACAGTGCCCGACAGCGACCTGAACCCCAGCTACATCGTGCCGAGCGTGTTCCACAAGGACCTGGCCAAGACGGTGGCCGAGGCCGTGGTCGCGGCGGTGAAGGGCGACCCGGCGGAGTAG
- a CDS encoding xanthine dehydrogenase family protein subunit M: MMGPDGFGPSGDGGFGGGTGGAGGAMPAGGHALPVRTAGSPEGALVFGGEGERPGFELGAFEGDEGGEDEIAAGRARSAELGGEDRGQAQGQARGQAGRQQARGAFDRADAAAHQSAAAPPPIGTGLAGSAVAAPRSLFGPLSVVEAVQVLAAHPDAVIIAGGTVAMPDITAGRRHPGTVLTLHRCAELRGWSTGAGEVLLHAGLTLAEMQQRELREQVPALNQAARTIGAPHLRSAATLGGNLVVGPASADLPVVLAALGASVLVASADGVRTVTVSDFYDRDGVPQLGPGELVVGARVPVVQGMQGFMKIGVRGGISRAILSIMLAVDPARRSATCVVGAMALAGLPTGTGRGGLPTLLRADHADRWLAEQVDWDAGAIADPTVYETFGRLVADSLVYGDGGGTLGGGGDPYRRKAVEICARRALLRALPPLGWLDQVRELQKRADFQRAKQRVERAEQARNQDR, encoded by the coding sequence ATGATGGGGCCGGACGGTTTCGGGCCGTCCGGCGACGGGGGATTCGGGGGCGGTACCGGCGGAGCCGGCGGCGCGATGCCAGCCGGCGGCCACGCGCTGCCGGTACGGACCGCCGGGAGCCCGGAGGGTGCGCTGGTCTTCGGCGGCGAGGGCGAGCGGCCCGGGTTCGAGCTGGGCGCTTTCGAGGGCGATGAGGGCGGCGAGGACGAGATAGCCGCCGGTCGGGCGCGCTCGGCTGAGCTCGGCGGCGAGGATCGGGGACAAGCTCAAGGACAGGCCCGAGGACAAGCGGGCCGGCAGCAGGCCCGCGGCGCGTTCGACCGGGCCGACGCGGCCGCCCACCAAAGCGCCGCGGCACCGCCGCCGATCGGCACCGGCCTGGCCGGCTCCGCCGTGGCCGCCCCGCGCTCCCTGTTCGGCCCGCTCAGCGTCGTCGAGGCCGTCCAGGTCCTGGCCGCGCACCCGGACGCCGTGATCATCGCCGGCGGCACCGTGGCCATGCCCGACATCACCGCCGGCCGCCGCCATCCCGGCACCGTACTGACCCTGCACCGCTGCGCCGAGTTGCGCGGCTGGTCGACCGGGGCCGGCGAGGTGCTCCTGCACGCCGGGCTGACGCTGGCCGAGATGCAGCAGCGCGAGCTGCGCGAGCAGGTGCCGGCGCTGAACCAGGCCGCGCGCACCATCGGGGCCCCTCACCTGCGGTCCGCCGCCACGCTCGGCGGGAACCTCGTGGTCGGTCCGGCCTCGGCCGACCTGCCGGTGGTGCTCGCCGCGCTCGGGGCGTCCGTACTGGTGGCCTCCGCCGACGGCGTGCGGACCGTGACCGTCTCCGACTTCTACGACCGCGACGGCGTGCCGCAGCTCGGCCCCGGCGAGCTGGTCGTCGGCGCGCGGGTGCCGGTCGTGCAGGGCATGCAGGGCTTCATGAAGATCGGCGTCCGCGGCGGCATCTCGCGGGCGATCCTGTCGATCATGCTGGCCGTGGATCCGGCGCGGCGCAGCGCCACCTGCGTCGTCGGCGCGATGGCGCTGGCCGGGCTGCCGACCGGGACCGGCCGCGGCGGGCTGCCGACCCTGCTGCGCGCCGACCACGCCGACCGCTGGCTGGCCGAGCAGGTGGACTGGGACGCCGGCGCGATCGCCGACCCGACCGTCTATGAGACCTTCGGCCGCCTGGTCGCCGACTCCCTCGTCTACGGCGACGGGGGCGGCACGCTCGGCGGGGGAGGCGACCCGTATCGTCGCAAGGCCGTGGAGATCTGCGCCCGCCGGGCCCTGCTGCGCGCGCTGCCGCCGCTGGGCTGGCTGGACCAGGTCCGCGAGCTGCAGAAGCGGGCCGACTTCCAGCGCGCCAAGCAGCGGGTCGAGCGCGCCGAGCAGGCGCGGAACCAGGACCGGTAG
- a CDS encoding RICIN domain-containing protein, which translates to MALFAATALTGALVSTWGGTAQATATAIPAATHAGPAAIVAMGDSAISGEGAGTDTSDNYVAGTDGPSDYCHRSTKSEIFDTGLSGLTPFDVACSGAQTGDIASLPQYSAVTGSGGGDYGEAKQDTQLAAIAKTNSVKMVVLTIGANDDFDFTGIMEACLDQYFPIPQSSGCRDTIGTAEIQRRAAAVQPKVIAAIQDVRQTMRDAGYADSDYQLVFQSYFTPITPDLRSGIDNYAGKVSNGCPAFTEDLAWGHNLVVPLFSDALRHAAEQVPGVRYLDERRVSYGHEVCAEFTSSPYEYTNGDVIDTSEMTRNGCDQKVLFGGLICMDEIRQSYHLRVAGYEGEGACLGDFYGTANAESYCTLDQQDGTTIKPLTPGQPWMDQVDDGGWFQLTSKAGGNVWDFSGGGTDGDSTNGRPLITYAATGGLNQSFVTEIKSDGSYEVDFSGNRNMCLDATGGQAAAGVKLEQWGCNGGANQHWFFKPEGGGYYAVASAQNQNLVATIGGSTDGAGNPVIELQPYTGASNQLWQLNELGIVYLHG; encoded by the coding sequence ATGGCCCTTTTCGCGGCCACCGCCCTCACCGGAGCCCTGGTATCGACCTGGGGCGGCACGGCGCAGGCCACCGCCACGGCGATCCCGGCGGCCACCCACGCCGGCCCCGCGGCCATCGTCGCGATGGGCGACAGCGCGATCTCCGGCGAAGGCGCCGGGACCGACACCAGCGACAACTACGTCGCCGGCACCGACGGTCCCAGCGACTACTGCCACCGCAGCACCAAGTCCGAGATCTTCGACACCGGGCTGTCCGGCCTCACGCCGTTCGACGTCGCCTGCTCCGGCGCGCAGACCGGCGACATCGCCTCGCTGCCGCAGTACTCCGCGGTCACCGGCAGTGGCGGCGGCGACTACGGCGAGGCGAAGCAGGACACGCAGCTGGCCGCGATCGCGAAGACGAACAGCGTGAAGATGGTCGTGCTGACCATCGGCGCGAACGACGACTTCGACTTCACCGGGATCATGGAGGCCTGCCTGGACCAGTACTTCCCGATCCCGCAGTCGAGCGGCTGCCGGGACACCATCGGGACCGCCGAGATCCAGCGGCGCGCCGCGGCCGTGCAGCCGAAGGTGATCGCGGCCATCCAGGACGTCCGGCAGACCATGCGCGACGCCGGGTACGCGGACTCCGACTACCAGCTGGTCTTCCAGTCGTACTTCACGCCGATCACGCCGGACCTGCGTTCGGGGATCGACAACTACGCCGGCAAGGTCTCCAACGGCTGCCCGGCCTTCACCGAGGACCTGGCCTGGGGCCACAACCTGGTGGTGCCGCTGTTCTCCGACGCGCTGCGGCACGCCGCCGAGCAGGTTCCCGGCGTGCGCTACCTGGACGAGCGGCGGGTCAGCTACGGCCACGAGGTCTGCGCGGAGTTCACGTCCTCGCCGTACGAGTACACCAACGGCGACGTCATCGACACCTCGGAGATGACCCGCAACGGCTGCGACCAGAAGGTCCTGTTCGGCGGGCTGATCTGCATGGACGAGATCCGGCAGTCCTACCACCTGCGGGTGGCCGGCTACGAGGGCGAGGGCGCGTGCCTGGGCGACTTCTACGGGACGGCGAACGCTGAGTCGTACTGCACCCTGGACCAGCAGGACGGGACGACGATCAAACCGCTGACCCCGGGCCAGCCGTGGATGGACCAGGTCGACGACGGCGGGTGGTTCCAGTTGACCAGCAAGGCCGGCGGGAACGTCTGGGACTTCTCCGGCGGCGGCACCGACGGGGACTCCACCAACGGCCGGCCGCTGATCACCTACGCGGCCACCGGCGGGCTGAACCAGTCCTTCGTCACCGAGATCAAGTCCGACGGCTCCTACGAGGTCGACTTCAGCGGCAACCGGAACATGTGCCTGGACGCCACCGGCGGGCAGGCCGCGGCCGGGGTGAAGCTGGAGCAGTGGGGCTGCAACGGCGGCGCCAACCAGCACTGGTTCTTCAAGCCCGAGGGCGGCGGCTACTACGCGGTCGCCTCGGCGCAGAACCAGAACCTGGTCGCCACGATAGGTGGTTCGACCGACGGCGCCGGGAACCCGGTGATCGAGCTCCAGCCGTACACCGGCGCGTCGAACCAGCTGTGGCAGCTCAACGAGCTGGGCATCGTCTACCTGCACGGCTAG
- a CDS encoding YqgE/AlgH family protein has protein sequence MTDAGRDAGEQDGGRAPLERLTGKLLVATTVLVDPNFDRTVVLVVDHDDDGTLGVVLNRAGSLDVEDVLETWAPLAAEPPTVFLGGPVALDSALGIACVRPEAAVPGEEPLGWRQFSGRLGLVDLDAPPEVLAPDLTALRIFAGYAGWGPGQLAGELAQRAWYVVEPELADVFTTEPEDLWRRVLRRQGGTMAMVANWTEDPDLN, from the coding sequence ATGACGGACGCAGGGCGCGACGCGGGGGAGCAGGACGGCGGCAGGGCGCCGCTGGAACGGCTGACCGGCAAGCTGCTGGTGGCCACCACGGTCCTGGTCGACCCCAACTTCGACCGTACGGTGGTGCTGGTCGTCGACCACGACGACGACGGCACCCTGGGTGTGGTCCTCAACCGGGCCGGGAGCCTGGACGTCGAGGACGTGCTGGAGACCTGGGCGCCGCTGGCGGCCGAGCCCCCGACGGTGTTCCTGGGCGGCCCGGTCGCGCTGGACTCGGCGCTGGGCATCGCCTGTGTGCGCCCGGAGGCGGCCGTGCCCGGCGAGGAACCGCTGGGCTGGCGCCAGTTCTCCGGCCGCCTGGGGCTGGTGGACCTGGACGCCCCGCCGGAGGTGCTGGCCCCGGACCTGACGGCGCTGCGGATCTTCGCCGGGTACGCCGGCTGGGGCCCCGGGCAGCTGGCCGGCGAGCTCGCGCAGCGGGCCTGGTACGTGGTGGAGCCGGAGCTGGCCGACGTCTTCACCACCGAGCCGGAGGACCTGTGGCGGCGGGTGCTGCGCCGGCAGGGCGGGACCATGGCGATGGTGGCGAACTGGACCGAGGATCCTGATCTCAATTAA
- a CDS encoding nitroreductase/quinone reductase family protein, with protein sequence MGTGTTGTEPAGRHPGRAQTLPMQGLVNAFTRAALNTPGVAKGIGKKLILLYVFGRKSGKRYAIPIAYMAHDGKVLIGTQFAWSRNLRTGEPIQVRYKGRLRSADVEVVRDADRVAALYTLLCKDNHAFAKFHNIGFDAEGEPDPAAVREAVRLGARAILLTPQAG encoded by the coding sequence ATGGGTACTGGGACTACGGGGACCGAACCTGCCGGACGCCATCCGGGGCGCGCTCAGACGCTGCCGATGCAGGGCTTGGTGAACGCCTTCACACGCGCGGCCTTGAACACGCCGGGAGTGGCCAAGGGGATCGGCAAGAAGCTGATCCTGCTGTACGTCTTCGGCCGCAAGAGCGGCAAGCGGTACGCCATCCCGATCGCCTACATGGCCCACGACGGGAAGGTGCTCATCGGCACTCAGTTCGCCTGGAGCCGCAACCTGCGCACCGGCGAGCCGATCCAGGTCAGGTACAAGGGACGGCTGCGTTCGGCGGACGTCGAGGTGGTCCGGGACGCGGACCGGGTCGCCGCCCTGTACACGCTGTTGTGCAAGGACAACCACGCCTTCGCGAAGTTCCACAACATCGGCTTCGACGCCGAGGGCGAGCCGGACCCCGCGGCCGTGCGGGAGGCGGTGCGGCTGGGGGCGCGGGCGATTCTGCTGACGCCGCAGGCGGGGTGA
- a CDS encoding DUF3039 domain-containing protein: MSTPTFEPDTVGSTIVEERVESDYRYDPGDEERFAHYAERDKIMEASVFGTPLTALCGKVWVPSRDPSRFPVCPECKEIFEGLEPGGGDGDAGDGGTS; this comes from the coding sequence ATGAGCACGCCGACTTTCGAACCGGACACGGTCGGCTCGACGATCGTCGAGGAACGCGTCGAGTCCGACTACCGCTACGACCCGGGCGACGAGGAGCGCTTCGCGCACTACGCCGAGCGCGACAAGATCATGGAGGCGTCCGTGTTCGGCACGCCCCTGACCGCGCTGTGCGGGAAGGTGTGGGTGCCCTCGCGGGACCCCAGCCGGTTCCCCGTGTGCCCGGAGTGCAAAGAGATCTTCGAGGGCCTGGAGCCCGGCGGCGGTGACGGCGACGCTGGGGACGGCGGGACGAGCTGA